The Gloeomargarita sp. SRBZ-1_bins_9 region CTGATATTTGCCCTGCACGGGAGACCTTTCTAGCCCAGGCCAATGGTGTCCCACCATCCCCTAAGATGAAAAAGGATGAAAAATCACCGTCCTAGAGCCATCTGAGACGTGGTGAACACCCCCTTTAACCTGGCGGCCATTGATGTGGGCACCAATTCCATCCACATGGTGGTGGTGCAAATTCAACCCCACTTGCCCGCCTTTACCGTCATTGCCCGGGAAAAGGAGACGGTGCGGCTAGGGGAGCGCTGTCCCGACACCGGTAACCTTACCCCGGGGGCTATGCAACGGGCCATTGCAGCGCTCAAACGCTGTTGCACCCTGGCGCGCACCCACCAGGCGGAAGCCGTTGTTGCCGTGGCCACCAGCGCGGTCCGGGAGGCCCCCAACGGTCATGAGTTTCTCGAGCGGGTCCGGGAGGAAACCGGATTGGTGGTGGATTTAATTTCCGGCACGGAAGAGGCCCGCTGCATTTATCTAGGGGTACTCTCAGGCATGGAACTCCACGGCCAACCCCACGTGATCATTGACATTGGCGGCGGCTCGACGGAATTGATTCTAGGGGATGGGGGGGAACCTCAGTACCTCAGCAGCACCAAAGTCGGGGCGGTGCGCCTCACTCAAGAAATGATCACCACCGACCCTATTAGCAGTGCCGAGTACGACTGGTTGCGGGCCTATTTGCGGGGCATGTTGGAGTGGCCCATTCAAGACATCCGGCGGCTGTTGGGCTGGCGACGGGTGCCCCTGATCGGCACATCGGGAACCATTGAAGCCCTGTTTTTACTGCAAGCCCATCTCAACAACGCCCCACCCCCCCAACCGTTGCAGGGACAAAAACTCAGCCGCGCTCAGGTGCAAAACCTGGTACAAAAACTGCGCAGTTTGAACGACCAACAGCGGCGCAACCAGTTGCACATTCCCCCCAAGCGCTCAGAAATCATCCTGGCCGGGGCGTTGATTCTCCAAGAGGCCATGCACTTGCTTGATTGCGAAGTGATTATCTTTTGCGAGCGGGCCTTGCGGGAGGGGTTGATCGTCAACTGGATGCTCAACCACGGCCTGATTGCCGACCACTTGCGTTACCAGAGTTCGGTGCGCCGGCGCAGCGTGTACAAGTTAGCGGATAAATACCAGGTGCGTTTGGAACATGCCCAGCAGGTGGCCAAGCTGGCGCTGCAATTGTTTGACCAGACCCAGGGGCAATTGCATCCGGGGGACCCGTTGGAGCGGGAGTACCTGTGGGCTGCTGCTATGCTCCACAATTGCGGTCATTTCATTAGCCACGACGCCCACCACAAACACTCGTATTATTTAATTCGGTACGGGGAGTTGCTGGGGTACACGGAAAACGAAATTGCCATTATTGCCAACGTGGCCCGCTATCACCGCAAAAGTCCCCCCAAACGCAAGCACGACAACTTCAACAGTCTGGATAAGCGATCGCGGACCGTCATTGAGCGGTTGAGTGCGTTTTTGCGCATTGCCGTAGCTTTGGACCGGCGGCAGATCGGGGCCATTCAGCGCTTGGAATGTCAAATGTCCCCCCCGGATTTTCACCTGTATCTTTATCCCCAGGACCCCCAGGACGACTGCACCCTGGAGCTGTGGAATCTGAACTACAAAAAGACTTGGTTTGAGTCCCTGTTTGGGGTGCAGGTGCATGCCCATCTGGCGGCGACTCCCCACCCGACCACGACGGCCCTGCTCACCCCTTGACCCTTAGCCGGTGTAGATTGGCGACTGGCTTGATGCCGACCGGCGCGATGGGGACGGTCGCGGGATTACAGTTGGCTGTACGGGGTCTGAGATACCGCCTAACCCTAGAGGGGCGCTGTATCCGGCTTTCGGGGTGGGAAGCTACCCGCGCCTTGGGCCTTGGCCCGGTTGGCTTTGTAACAAACCGTTACCGGGTTCTCAGGCGGGAGACACCAATCGGTAAGATCGCAGGGGAGTAGCCAACGTGTGATAGGAGCCGTGTCATGACAGTCAAGGCCAGTGGCGGGAGTCCTGCGGTCCAGCCCCAGCTTTTCCGCACAGTGGGGGTAGAAACGATTGCCCAAGCGGAACAAGAGGACCGTTTCCTGAGCCAGACGGAACTCCAAGAACTGGAAACCTATTTTGCATCGGGGCAACAGCGGCTGGAGGTGGCGGCGGTCCTGACGGCCAATTCAGAAATCATCGTCTCCCGGGCAGCCAACCGGATTTTTGTGGGGGGGTCGCCCATGGCCTACCTGGAAAAGCCCGCGGCACCGGCGGAGGACATGAAAGAGGCGATGAAGCTGGGCACGGCTTTTTACGTGGAAAGTCAAGGGGGCTTTTTTGAGGGGATTCGCAATATCTTTAGCGCCGCCGGCAGCGAGATTCCCCCGGGCTTTCAACCCATCAATATCTCCCGCTACGGGGCTGACAACATGCGTAAGTCGCTGCGGGATTTGAGCTGGTTTTTGCGCTATATCACCTATGCCCTGGTGGCGGGGGACCCCAATATCCTGACGGTGAATGTGCGGGGGCTGCGGGAGATCATTGAGCGGGCCTGCTCGACGGCGGCAACGGTGGTGGCGCTCAAGGAAATGAAACGGGCAGCCACGGGCTATTTCCCCAAAAACCCGGAGATTCAATCCCTAGTGGGCAGTTATTTTGATGTGGTGATCCAAGAATTCATTGCCCCGGCGCCATCAAACAAGGTACGGCAACGGACGTCACCAGATTTGCAGGGGTTGGAGTTGCCCCAGGTGTATTACCTGGCGACGGCAGGGCGGCCCCGCTACGCCATGAAACCGGGCTTGTCGGAGGTGGAAAAGCAGGCGGTGATCCGGGCGGCCTATCGGCAGGTGTTTGAGCGGGACATTGTCAAGGGCTACGGCCTGGGGCTGTCGGACCTGGAGTCCAAGGTGAAAAACGGGGAAATCTCCATGAAGGAATTTATCCGCCGCCTGGGGAAATCGCCGTTGTACTACCGGGAGTTTGTGCAGCCTTTTGTCAATAGCCGGGTGGTGGAGCTGGCGTTTCGGCATTTCCTGGGGCGGGGGATTAGCTCCCGGGAGGAGTTCAGCCGTTACTTCAGCATTATTTCGGAAAAGGGTATCAATGGGCTGGTGGATGCCCTGGTGGACTCCCGGGAGTACGGGGATTACTTCGGTGAGGAGACGGTGCCCTACCTGCGGGGGCTGGGGATTGAAGCGCAAGAGTGTCGCAACTGGGGGGCGCAGATTGACCTGTTTAACTACAGCGCGCCCTTTCGCAAGGTGCCCCAGTTTGTGACCCTATTTGCCGGCTATGACCGGCCGTTACCGGACCGTCACCCCTACGGCGTGGGTAACGACCCGCTAGAGATTCAATTCGGGGCGATCTTCCCCAAGGATACGGTGAATCCCAAGGCGGCGCCGGCCCCCATCGGCAAAGATGTGCGGCGGATTTTGATCCGCAACGGGCCGGGGATTACCAATCAGGTGGGCAATCCGGCGGCCAAGGCCCAAGCGCCGGGGTCATTGGGACCCAAGGTGTTTAAGCTCACCCAGACGCCCCGGGTGGGCAACCGGGCAGCTGGCACCCAATCCAGCGTGCGCTTTAGCGAGGTCTCTACCCAGGCTGTGATCCGGGCGGCCTACTTGCAAGTATTTGGCCGGATGGTTTACGAGGGGCAGCGGCAAAAGGTCGCCGAAATCAAGCTGGAAAACGGGGAGATTTCCGTGCGGGAGTTTATCCGCCAGTTGGCCCGCTCAGATGTGTTCCGGGATATGTACTGGAGTCGCCTGTATGTGTGTAAGGCGGTGGAGTACATTCACCGGCGGTTGCTGGGGCGGCCCACCTACGGGCGGCAGGAGCTGAACTATTACTACGACATTTGCGCCAAGAAGGGGTTTTACGGGTTGGTTGACGCCCTGATCGACAGCCCGGAATACAACGAGGTGTTTGGGGAGGACACGGTGCCCTACGAGCGGTACCTGACCCCCCAGGGGCTGGCGCTGCGGTCGTTGCGGCCGGGAACCATTGGCGAGCGGGGCATCACGGTGACGCCGGAGGAAACGCCGCGCTTTGTGGAACTGGGGACGCCGAGCAACCGGCGCACAGAACCGGATATTGCCTTCCGGGTGAATCAGGGGGTAAGCAAGCGGCGGGACCAAACCAAGGTGTTCAAGCTCACCAGCCTGTCCGACAAGGTCCAGGTGGAGCAGGTGATCCGGGCGGCCTACCGGCAAATTTTCGAGCGGGACATCGAACCCTACGTGGTGGGCAACGAGTTCAGCACCCTAGAAAGTCGCCTGGCCAATGGGGAAATCACGGTGCGGGAGTTCATCCTGGGGTTGGGGCAGTCGGAGCTGTACCTACGGGAGTTCTACACGCCCTACCCCAACACCAAGGTGATCGAACTGGGCACCAAGCATTTCCTGGGTCGGGCGCCCCGGGACCAGCAGGAAATCCGCCGCTATAACCAAATCCTGGCCACCCAGGGGTTGAAGGCGTTTGTCGAGGCGCTGGTCGGCAGTGCGGAGTACGCGGCGGTCTTCGGGGAGGATACGGTGCCCTACCGGCGGTTCCCCACGCTGCCGGCGGCCAATTTCCCCAACACGGAAAAGCTGTTTAATCGCCTGACGAAGCAGGACGATTCCCTGGTGGTGCCCAGCTTCAAACCGGGGGCGGGTTTCTAGGGTGATCCATCCCCAGGTCTGGGTGCTGTTGGTGGGCCGCTTCCTGTCGCAATGGGGGAGCGGTTTCACCTTATTTTATGGACCGATTGTTTTTGTCCACCGGGTGGGCCTGAGCGCGACGGCGGTGGGCTTGGGGCTGGGGGCGACGGCCCTTAGTGGCATAGCTGGCCGGATAGCCGGGGGCTGGGGCAGCGATAGGTTGGGACGCAAACCGGTTTTACTCTTGGCGGCGGCGATTGCAGCCCTGGGGTGTGGGGTGCTGGCGGTGGCCGGGGATTTCGCCAGCTTCACCCTGGGGAATTTGATTTTGGGGCTGGGGGTGGGGCTGTACTGGCCGGCCAATGAGGCAGCGGTGGCGGATGTGACCACACCGGCCCAACGCCAGGAGGCCTATGCGTTAACCCGTTTGGCGGATGCGGTGGGGCTGGGGTTGGGGGTGGCCCTGGGGGGATTTCTGGTGGAGGACTTCTACCGCTGGCTGTTTGTGATAGACGGGGTGACGTTTGCCCTGTTTGGGGTGCTGGTGGGCTGGGGTTTCCGGGAACCCCTGCGCAAGACGTCTCTGTCGCTGGAGCACCTGGGGGAGGTCCTGCGCCAGGATGGGGCACTGCGCTGGTATGCCCTGCTGAATGTGGGATTTACCTTTTCCCTGGCCCAGACCAACAGTGCCCTACCCCTGTATCTGAAAACTGTCGCCGGGGCACAGCGCCTATCCAACTGGGAAATCGCCACGTTTTTTACGGTGTTTGTGCTGGTGACGGCGGTGGTGCAGTTGCCGGTGGCCCGCTTGGCCCGACCCCTGGGGCTGGTGGGGACCCTACAGTTTTCGGCGCTGCTGTGGGCGGTGGGGTTTGCCACGATTGGGCTGCGGGTTTGGGCGGGGGTGGGATTGAGTGTGCTGGCGGTGGCCACAGCGGCCTATTTACCGACGGCGTCCACGTGGGTGGCGGCCTGGGCACCGGCGCACCTGCGGGGGACCTACCTGGCGGTGAATTCCCTGTGCTGGTCGGTGGGGTATTTGCTGGGGCCACCGGTGGGGGGCTGGTTTCTGGATTTGCCGGAACCTTGGGCAGACAGCCTGTGGTGGATGCTGGTGGGGATGGCCGGTGGTTTGGTGTGGGGGTTGACCCGCTTACCGGAACCGGCCCAGTTATAATACAAGCAACAGGTGGGCGGGACGGCCATGGCTGGAAAAATGCAACGGGTGCTGGTCATTGATGACAGCATCATGATCCGCAAGATGGTAGTGGACTTGTTGCAGGACCAGTACCAGGTGTTGGAGGCGCGCAATGGGCGGGAAGGGTTGCGGCTGGCCAAAGAACTGCAACCGGATGTGATCCTGCTCGATTTTGTCATGCCAGAGTTGGATGGCTACGCCACGTTACAACTGTTGCGCCAGGACCCGGTTTTGCAGCAGATTCCGGTCATTATGATGTCCGGGCTGCCGGATGAGGTGGCCAGCAGAGTCCCTCAGCCCTTTGAGGGGTTCGAGTTTTTGGAAAAGCCCTTTCAACCGGAGGACCTGCGGCGGCAGATCAAAAAGGCCCTGACGGGGGAAATGCCGGTGCGCCAACCGGTGGCGGGGGCCACGGAAATGCAAACCCTGACCAACAAGCTCATCAATATCGAAACCTTGCTGATTCAGGGGATCGAGGGGTTGGTGCAGCGGGAGATTGTTTCCCGGTTGATGGAACTGGATGCCCAAGGGGAGTCCCAGGAAAACCGTCTGGTGAATTTAGAAACGCGGGTGGAACGGCTGCAATCTCAATTGGATCAGCAGACAAAAATTCTTTTGCGCTTGGTGGAGGAAATGCAGCAATTGCGTGGGGTTCTCCAGGGGGGCAACTATGTCCGCGCCTGAGCAGGTCCAGGCTCTGTTGCAGGAGGCGGATTGGGGGCGGCGGTTGCAAGGGGTGGAACAGTGTCGCCGTTTACCGCCGGACGAGGCGCTGGCTTTGCTCAAAACGGTGGTGACGGACCGCAACGCCCGGGTGCGCTACGCGGCAGTGAGTCAATTGGGCAACATGGGGGGGTTATCGCCGGAACAGAAGCGGGAACTGTTGCCCCTGTTGCGGGAACGGCTCTACGGGGATACGGAACCGGATGTGCAGGCGGCGGCAGCGGATGCTTTGGCGGGATTGGGTCTCCGGGAGGCCTACGAGGACCTGGAGCGGGCGTACCGGGAAAGTCCCGAATGGCTGGTGAAATTCAGTGTGCTGGCCGGACTGGGGGTGCTGGGGGATCGCCGCGCCTATCCCCTGCTGCTGGAGGCCTTGACCGATCCCAACGAACTTCTGCAAATGGCGGCGATTGGGGCGCTAGCGGATTTGGGGGATGCTCAGGCGGTACCGGCGCTGGGGGCGTTGGTGCGCCATCCCGATTGGCAAATTCGACTGCGGGTGGCCCAAGCCCTGCACCGGCTCAATAGTGCCGAGGCTGCACCCTTTTTGGCCACCTTGGCCCAAGATGAAGTAGCACCGGTCGCCGCTGCGGCGCGAGGGCAGTAACTCGGTTTGGCGGGAAGGGCAGCTTTATTGTACTTTATCTATCTAGCAGAAAAGCGCCGCTGACGCCTATGCCGTCTCCCCTGCCGACAGGTCTTGCCTGCCTTGTCATTACTACTTCCCAGGACAGCCGTAAAGAGCCATTAGTGAAAGAACGGATATTGCTGGGACGCCATCCAGCTTGCGACATTGTGATTGAAGAATCGGTCGTTTCCGGTCGCCATGCTCGTTTAGAACGGCAACCTGACGGCAGCTACGTGATTGTGGACTTAGAAAGCAGCAACGGTTTGTACTACAACGGGCAGCGGGTACCACGCCACCACCTGCGACCTGGGGATGTCCTCAAAATCGGCAACCGGGTGACCTTGACCTACCAAATCCTGAGTGCCGACCAGCCGGCTACTTGGCAAAGCGGGGGGGAGGACCCTAGCCAAACGGTGGTTATGACTGGTGCCCCGGTGGCGATCAGCGAAAGCCAGCCGACTTTGGTGAACCTGCGGGGGCGACAAGTGCTCACCATCGGCCGTGACCCGCGCAATGACTTAGTGATTGCTCATCCAACGGTTTCCCGTTTCCACGCCCGGGTGGAACGCCACGACGGGTCCTTTGTCCTGACCGATTTGGGGTCCACCAACGGTACTTTCGTCAACGGCAAACCCGTTACCCAGCCCTATGTGCTGCGCGCCCGGGACACGATCCGCATTGGCTCCCACCTGCTGGTGCTCAACATGGATGAGACCCTGGTGCAGACCAATGAGGTGGGCAACCTGCGGCTGGATGCCGTGAACCTAACCAAGGTGGTCAAATCAGGCGCTCGGGTCCTGGACCGGGTGTCCCTTTCCATCCTACCGCGGGAGTTTGTGGCCATTTTAGGTCCGTCGGGGTCGGGGAAATCTACACTCCTGGATGCCCTCAATGGCCTGCGCCCGGCAACGGCAGGTATGGTGCTGGTCAACGGAGTGGACTTATACCGCTACTTCGACGCCTACCACAACGAAATTGGCTACGTGCCCCAAAAAAACATCATCCACGAGGAGTTGACGGTGGCCCAGTCCCTGGACTTTGCTGCCCAGTTGCGCATGCCAGCGGATACCACCCCCGCCGAGCGCCAAGCCCGGATTGACGAAGTGCTCCGGGAACTGGGGCTGTCCCATCGGCGGCATGTGCCCGTCAAAAATCTCAGCGGTGGGCAGCAGCGGCGGGTGTGCATCGGGGTGGAATTGCTCACCAAACCTAGTTTGTTTTTCCTGGATGAAGCCACCTCGGGGCTGGACCCGGGCACGGAAACGGATTTGATGGAGCTGCTGCGCCAGTTGGCCGACCAGGGCCGGACGGTTTTGCTCATCACCCACGCCGCCCAAAACGTGAACCTGTGCGACCTGGTGATTTACATGGCAGAGGGGGGGCGCTTGGCCTACTTTGGGCCGCCGGGGGAACTGGTGCCCTATTTCTTAGAACACTTTGCCGAGGCGCTGGCGCCGTTTCCCATTCGGGATATTACAGGAATTTATCGCGCCCTGGACCGGGAAAAAAATCCCAACGCGCCGACGCCACTGCAACTGCAAGAGACCTATCTGGCCTCGGCCCAGTACCGCAAGTACGTGTTAGAGCGGCAGCAATCCCTGGGCACCATTAGCCAGCCGGACAGTGGTGGTGTCCGCCCCCAACCCCCCAAACCGCCCCACGTCAGCACCCGCGTGTCCCCCTGGCAGCAGTTTGGGATTCTCCTGCGCCGGAATATCGCCCTACTGCAACAGGATGTGGGGAGTTTTGCGTTGATCCTGCTGACGCCCCTTCTGCTGGGCCTGTTAGATTTCATCGCTTGGCGGCGGGATATTTTTCAGACCAACACGGGCAATGCAGCCCAGGCCATGACCATGTTGTTTGTCAGCGCCCTGATTGCCGTACTCATTGGGGAACTCACCACCATGCGGGAATTGGTCAAGGAGGTGGAGGTGTACCGGCGCGAGCGGATGGTGGGGTTGCAATTGTTGCCCTATCTGGGGGCGAAGGTGGTGCTGGCGCTGTTGTTTGCCGCCTACCAGGGGGCAATGTTTCTGCTGGTGAAAAAACTGGCGGTGGACATACCCGGTGGTTGGAGTGTAGTCGGGGCCATGTATGTCACCTTGGCGCTGGCGACGTTTGCCGGGATGGTGATGGGGTTGCTGGTGTCGGCGTTGGCTCCCAACCAGAACATGGCCCCCCTGTTGAGTATCCTGTTTCTGGTGCCGATGATTATTTTTAGCGGGGGGATTCAACCAGTCAGTACCATGAACGGCCCCGCCCGTTTCCTATCCCAGCTTTCGGTGATCCGCTGGCCCTACGAAGCCCTGGTAAGCCTGTCGGGGATGGGGCGTGACCTGATGCAGGACCCCTGCTGGCAAACCGACCGAGCTTTGACCCCAGCGGAACTGAGTCAATGCGCTTGCAAAGGTCCCAATGTCTTTCGCCGCTGCAATTTCCCGGGCATTGGCAAGTACTACGACCCGGCGGTGGACCAACCGGAACCGGTGCAGCCCCAGAAACCCGCCGACCCGGGCGACATTCCGGAAACTCCGGCGGCGCTGGCGGCCTTTCGAGATACCCTACGGGCCTACCGGGACAACATGCGGGCCTACGAAAAAGCGATGACCGCCTGGCAAGAGCAGTACAAAGTCTGGCAGGAAGCCCGCAGCCGCGCCATTAACGAGGCCGAGGGGGTGCTCAGCACCTTCAAAAAAGACCATGGCCCCCTGTTTCAGGCGGATGTGGGTACCACCTGGCGGAACCTAGGGCTGTTGATTGGGGCGATGTTGTTGGCGCTGCCGTTTCTCCAACGCCGGCGGGATGGGGTGTAACGCCCCTAGGGCCTATACTTCACCGAGCAACCGTAGGGTTGGGTAGTGGGCGTGGTCACCTTTTGGCCGGCCATCAGTTGTTGCAGGGCCGCCCGGACGTAGTTATTGGCCTTGGTGGGGTCTTGATTTAAACCCGGCGCGTCGTCAATCGCCCCCATGTACTGCAAAATCCCAGCCCTATCAATCACAAACATGTGGGGAGTGGTGCGGGCACCGTACAGCCGACCGATGGTGCCCTCCGGGTCTAGCAGCACTGCCGTGGGGCTGGCTTTGCGCTCCTTGAGGATGGCATTGGCCTGTTCCGCGGTCACAAACCCCTGTTGTCCCGGTGCTGACGACACGATGGATAGCCAAACCACGCCCTTGGCTTTCGCCTCCTGCTGGAGTTTTTGCATGTTGCCGGACTGGTAGTGCTTGACCACAAAGGGACATTCGTGGTTAGCCCACTCCAGCACCACTATTCGGCCCCGGTAATCCCCCAGGCGCACCGTTTGGCCAGTACTGGTCCGGGCGGTGAAATCCGGAGCCGGTTGACCCACCCGCACCGCTGCCGCAGTGGGTATGGTCAACGTAGCTGCAACGGCTCCCGTGACCACCACCGCTGCTGTAACGGGTCCCATCCAACGCATGGTTAACCTCCCATTTGCGACGACAACAAAGTTTTCACCTGGTCGGGATGGAGGCGGCTGGGCCAGACCACTGGCGCTCGGTCTTGACCGGGATACAGCACGTACAGGGGAACGCCACTGCGCCCAAAGGTTTGCAATAGCTGGGTAATATCCGGGTCTTGGCGCGTCCAGTCCGCTTTAAGCAGGTGCACCCCCCGCTGCCGAAAGGCCTGTTGGACCTCGGGTCGGCCAAACACCAGGCGTTCATTCACCTGGCAACTAAGGCACCAGGCCGCCGTGACATTGACAAAGACCGGTCGTCCCTGGCGACGGAGTTCTTCCAAGCGCGCCGGCGTAAAGGGTTCCCAGAGCGTTTCGGTGACCAAGGGGGCGGGAGTTTTATCGGGGACTGGCAACCAGCCCGGCAACGTCAAGCAAAAACCCACCAACGCCAAGGTCACCACCAGCCCCCAGCGTCGCCCCCAGGTGTGCCGTTGCCCCTGACCATACAGCCAGGCCGCTAGACCTACTAGCAACAGTCCCAGCAAGCCGACGGCTAGGCCATCCGTTCCCGTTTGCCGCGTCAGCACCCACAGTAACCAAGCCGCCGCCGCGTACAGGGGAAAGGCCAGCAATTGCTGCAGCGTGTGCATCCAGTTCCCGGGGCGGGGTAGCCAGCGCCGCCAGGCCGGCACAAAACACAGCAGGACATAAGGCAGGGCAAATCCCACCCCCAATCCCGTAAACACCCCCAGGGCCGCCAGGGGAGGCAAGGTCAAAGCCGCGCCAATGGCCGTAGCCATAAACGGGGCCGTACAGGGCGTCGCTGCCACCGTGGCCAGCACCCCGCTGAAAAATTCCCCTAGGTATCCCGATTTCTCCGTCAGGGATTGGCCTGCCCCCACCCAGCGCGTCCCCACCGTGAACACACCGGAGAGATTCAGCGCCACCGCAAACAGCACCAGCATCAACCCCAGCACCATGCCGGGCGACTGTAACTGAAACCCCCAGCCCAGTTGTTGTCCCAACGCCCGCAGCCCCAGCAATCCCCCCGCCAAGGCCCAAAAACTCAGGACCACACCCGCCCCATACACCAAACCACTGGTGCGCACCTGCGCCGGGGATTGCCGCACCTTGTCCACTAAATGCAGGGTCTTCAGGGAGAGAATGGGCAACACACAGGGCATGACATTCAGCAACAGCCCCCCAACAAAGGCCAGCCCCAGCCATTGCCACCAGGGAGTGCTGCCAGTCCCATCTGGCGTGGCCACGATGTGATATGCCCGCGTACCTAGGGAGGTCGTAGCCACCAACACCCCCTCCACAGTTGACAGTTCCTCCAAGTAACCCCGTTGCAATGTCAGTTCATTCCGGGAGCCTTGGCTACGCAGGATTTGGGGGGCCGCGTTGGTAATCACCCCATCGGTCAAAGGAAAGAAAACCGCCCGTTGGACGTCCCCCTCCGGCCAACGCAGGGTCAAGGTGTCTGCCGTCAGTGCATAACTCACCGGCCAGGGGGCGGGCTGGGG contains the following coding sequences:
- a CDS encoding Ppx/GppA phosphatase family protein; the protein is MVNTPFNLAAIDVGTNSIHMVVVQIQPHLPAFTVIAREKETVRLGERCPDTGNLTPGAMQRAIAALKRCCTLARTHQAEAVVAVATSAVREAPNGHEFLERVREETGLVVDLISGTEEARCIYLGVLSGMELHGQPHVIIDIGGGSTELILGDGGEPQYLSSTKVGAVRLTQEMITTDPISSAEYDWLRAYLRGMLEWPIQDIRRLLGWRRVPLIGTSGTIEALFLLQAHLNNAPPPQPLQGQKLSRAQVQNLVQKLRSLNDQQRRNQLHIPPKRSEIILAGALILQEAMHLLDCEVIIFCERALREGLIVNWMLNHGLIADHLRYQSSVRRRSVYKLADKYQVRLEHAQQVAKLALQLFDQTQGQLHPGDPLEREYLWAAAMLHNCGHFISHDAHHKHSYYLIRYGELLGYTENEIAIIANVARYHRKSPPKRKHDNFNSLDKRSRTVIERLSAFLRIAVALDRRQIGAIQRLECQMSPPDFHLYLYPQDPQDDCTLELWNLNYKKTWFESLFGVQVHAHLAATPHPTTTALLTP
- a CDS encoding phycobilisome rod-core linker polypeptide, with product MTVKASGGSPAVQPQLFRTVGVETIAQAEQEDRFLSQTELQELETYFASGQQRLEVAAVLTANSEIIVSRAANRIFVGGSPMAYLEKPAAPAEDMKEAMKLGTAFYVESQGGFFEGIRNIFSAAGSEIPPGFQPINISRYGADNMRKSLRDLSWFLRYITYALVAGDPNILTVNVRGLREIIERACSTAATVVALKEMKRAATGYFPKNPEIQSLVGSYFDVVIQEFIAPAPSNKVRQRTSPDLQGLELPQVYYLATAGRPRYAMKPGLSEVEKQAVIRAAYRQVFERDIVKGYGLGLSDLESKVKNGEISMKEFIRRLGKSPLYYREFVQPFVNSRVVELAFRHFLGRGISSREEFSRYFSIISEKGINGLVDALVDSREYGDYFGEETVPYLRGLGIEAQECRNWGAQIDLFNYSAPFRKVPQFVTLFAGYDRPLPDRHPYGVGNDPLEIQFGAIFPKDTVNPKAAPAPIGKDVRRILIRNGPGITNQVGNPAAKAQAPGSLGPKVFKLTQTPRVGNRAAGTQSSVRFSEVSTQAVIRAAYLQVFGRMVYEGQRQKVAEIKLENGEISVREFIRQLARSDVFRDMYWSRLYVCKAVEYIHRRLLGRPTYGRQELNYYYDICAKKGFYGLVDALIDSPEYNEVFGEDTVPYERYLTPQGLALRSLRPGTIGERGITVTPEETPRFVELGTPSNRRTEPDIAFRVNQGVSKRRDQTKVFKLTSLSDKVQVEQVIRAAYRQIFERDIEPYVVGNEFSTLESRLANGEITVREFILGLGQSELYLREFYTPYPNTKVIELGTKHFLGRAPRDQQEIRRYNQILATQGLKAFVEALVGSAEYAAVFGEDTVPYRRFPTLPAANFPNTEKLFNRLTKQDDSLVVPSFKPGAGF
- a CDS encoding MFS transporter, whose translation is MIHPQVWVLLVGRFLSQWGSGFTLFYGPIVFVHRVGLSATAVGLGLGATALSGIAGRIAGGWGSDRLGRKPVLLLAAAIAALGCGVLAVAGDFASFTLGNLILGLGVGLYWPANEAAVADVTTPAQRQEAYALTRLADAVGLGLGVALGGFLVEDFYRWLFVIDGVTFALFGVLVGWGFREPLRKTSLSLEHLGEVLRQDGALRWYALLNVGFTFSLAQTNSALPLYLKTVAGAQRLSNWEIATFFTVFVLVTAVVQLPVARLARPLGLVGTLQFSALLWAVGFATIGLRVWAGVGLSVLAVATAAYLPTASTWVAAWAPAHLRGTYLAVNSLCWSVGYLLGPPVGGWFLDLPEPWADSLWWMLVGMAGGLVWGLTRLPEPAQL
- a CDS encoding response regulator, with the translated sequence MAGKMQRVLVIDDSIMIRKMVVDLLQDQYQVLEARNGREGLRLAKELQPDVILLDFVMPELDGYATLQLLRQDPVLQQIPVIMMSGLPDEVASRVPQPFEGFEFLEKPFQPEDLRRQIKKALTGEMPVRQPVAGATEMQTLTNKLINIETLLIQGIEGLVQREIVSRLMELDAQGESQENRLVNLETRVERLQSQLDQQTKILLRLVEEMQQLRGVLQGGNYVRA
- a CDS encoding HEAT repeat domain-containing protein encodes the protein MSAPEQVQALLQEADWGRRLQGVEQCRRLPPDEALALLKTVVTDRNARVRYAAVSQLGNMGGLSPEQKRELLPLLRERLYGDTEPDVQAAAADALAGLGLREAYEDLERAYRESPEWLVKFSVLAGLGVLGDRRAYPLLLEALTDPNELLQMAAIGALADLGDAQAVPALGALVRHPDWQIRLRVAQALHRLNSAEAAPFLATLAQDEVAPVAAAARGQ
- a CDS encoding FHA domain-containing protein; protein product: MPSPLPTGLACLVITTSQDSRKEPLVKERILLGRHPACDIVIEESVVSGRHARLERQPDGSYVIVDLESSNGLYYNGQRVPRHHLRPGDVLKIGNRVTLTYQILSADQPATWQSGGEDPSQTVVMTGAPVAISESQPTLVNLRGRQVLTIGRDPRNDLVIAHPTVSRFHARVERHDGSFVLTDLGSTNGTFVNGKPVTQPYVLRARDTIRIGSHLLVLNMDETLVQTNEVGNLRLDAVNLTKVVKSGARVLDRVSLSILPREFVAILGPSGSGKSTLLDALNGLRPATAGMVLVNGVDLYRYFDAYHNEIGYVPQKNIIHEELTVAQSLDFAAQLRMPADTTPAERQARIDEVLRELGLSHRRHVPVKNLSGGQQRRVCIGVELLTKPSLFFLDEATSGLDPGTETDLMELLRQLADQGRTVLLITHAAQNVNLCDLVIYMAEGGRLAYFGPPGELVPYFLEHFAEALAPFPIRDITGIYRALDREKNPNAPTPLQLQETYLASAQYRKYVLERQQSLGTISQPDSGGVRPQPPKPPHVSTRVSPWQQFGILLRRNIALLQQDVGSFALILLTPLLLGLLDFIAWRRDIFQTNTGNAAQAMTMLFVSALIAVLIGELTTMRELVKEVEVYRRERMVGLQLLPYLGAKVVLALLFAAYQGAMFLLVKKLAVDIPGGWSVVGAMYVTLALATFAGMVMGLLVSALAPNQNMAPLLSILFLVPMIIFSGGIQPVSTMNGPARFLSQLSVIRWPYEALVSLSGMGRDLMQDPCWQTDRALTPAELSQCACKGPNVFRRCNFPGIGKYYDPAVDQPEPVQPQKPADPGDIPETPAALAAFRDTLRAYRDNMRAYEKAMTAWQEQYKVWQEARSRAINEAEGVLSTFKKDHGPLFQADVGTTWRNLGLLIGAMLLALPFLQRRRDGV
- a CDS encoding thioredoxin family protein, with the protein product MRWMGPVTAAVVVTGAVAATLTIPTAAAVRVGQPAPDFTARTSTGQTVRLGDYRGRIVVLEWANHECPFVVKHYQSGNMQKLQQEAKAKGVVWLSIVSSAPGQQGFVTAEQANAILKERKASPTAVLLDPEGTIGRLYGARTTPHMFVIDRAGILQYMGAIDDAPGLNQDPTKANNYVRAALQQLMAGQKVTTPTTQPYGCSVKYRP